One Solea senegalensis isolate Sse05_10M linkage group LG13, IFAPA_SoseM_1, whole genome shotgun sequence DNA segment encodes these proteins:
- the cpeb4b gene encoding cytoplasmic polyadenylation element-binding protein 4b isoform X1, giving the protein MGDYGFGVLVQNNTGNKSAFPVRIHPHLQPPHHHQNVSQSPAAFINSTTAAGNGTTGGSPWLFPASATHNSVQDEILGGTEKPKAQQQQEMQETQEKQQQLSPGSHQDGGSGGGIISELEKARSEEAKTDNGTSEGSNGKEKQLRLESPVLTGFDYQETSGLGGTGPVQSSTTSSSLTGFNNWSAAIPPAPSTIINEDVSFFNPASANNGPLLFQNFSHHVSPGFGGNFSPQIGPAAALSQHHPAPPPHPHFQHPHNQHQQHRRSPASPHPPPPFPHRNPAFNQLPHLSNSLNKPPSPWGPASYQSPSPSPGSSTSWSPGGGYGSGGGGWGGSQGRDYRRGLNGGMTPINSISPLKKTFPNNHVASQKYPRNSPAGFNPKSWVDDGVGRSDNIFPFQERTRSFDSFNMNTLESSLIDIMRAEQDTLKGRLGFPHPGGDNPLPLNARNYSRRRGHSSLFPMEDGFPDDERGDQGLAGLGSPHCFPHQNGERVERYSRKVFVGGLPPDIDEDEITASFRRFGHLFVDWPHKAESKSYFPPKGYAFLLFQDESSVQALIDACIEEDGKLYLCVSSPTIKDKPVQIRPWNLNDSDFVMDGSQPLDPRKTIFVGGVPRPLRAVELAMIMDRLYGGVCYAGIDTDPELKYPKGAGRVAFSNQQSYIAAISARFVQLQHGEIDKRVEVKPYVLDDQLCDECQGTRCGGKFAPFFCANVTCLQYYCEYCWAAIHSRAGREFHKPLVKEGGDRPRHISFRWN; this is encoded by the exons TCCTGGGGGGAACAGAGAAGCCCAAagcacagcagcaacaggaaATGCAGGAAACgcaagaaaagcagcagcagttgtctCCTGGGAGTCACCAAGATGGTGGGAGTGGAGGTGGGATAATTTCAGAACTAGAAAAGGCACGGTCAGAGGAAGCCAAGACAGACAACGGGACATCTGAAGGAAGTAATGGAAAGGAGAAGCAGCTACGTCTTGAGTCTCCAGTCCTGACAGGTTTTGATTACCAGGAGACGTCTGGTCTTGGGGGAACTGGCCCGGTCCAGTCTAGTACAACTTCATCGTCACTTACTGGCTTCAACAACTGGTCTGCTGCCATTCCACCGGCACCATCGACCATCATTAATGAGGACGTGAGCTTCTTCAATCCGGCTTCTGCCAATAATGGGCCCCTGCTGTTCCAGAACTTCTCACACCATGTCAGTCCAGGGTTTGGTGGGAACTTCTCCCCCCAGATAGGACCGGCGGCGGCCTTGTCCCAGCACCACCCTGctcccccaccccacccccacttCCAACACCCCCACAACCAACACCAGCAGCATCGGCGCTCTCCGGCCTCTCCACACCCTCCACCGCCCTTTCCACACAGGAATCCGGCCTTCAACCAGTTGCCACATTTGTCTAACAGTCTGAACAAGCCCCCATCTCCCTGGGGTCCAGCCAGCTACCAGagcccctctccctcccctggctcctccacctcctggaGTCCTGGAGGAGGCTATGGTAGTGGTGGTGGCGGCTGGGGAGGCTCTCAGGGCAGAGATTATCGCCGAGGCCTGAATGGTGGGATGACACCCATCAACTCTATCTCTCCACTGAAGAAGACCTTCCCTAACAACCACGTGGCATCCCAGAAGTACCCTCGAAACAGTCCCGCAGGCTTCAACCCCAAGTCCTGGGTGGATGATGGAGTTGGCCGCAGTGACAACATCTTCCCCtttcag GAACGGACAAGGTCATTTGACAGCTTTAACATGAACACTCTGGAGAGTTCCCTGATTGACATCATGAGAGCCGAGCAGGACACTCTGAAAG GTCGTCTTGGGTTCCCCCACCCAGGAGGGGACAACCCTCTGCCCCTCAATG CCAGGAATTATAGCAGGAGACGAG gcCATTCCTCTCTCTTCCCCATGGAGGACGGTTTCCCCGATGACGAGCGTGGCGATCAGGGTCTCGCAGGCCTGGGTTCGCCACATTGCTTTCCGCACCAGAACGGAGAGCGTGTCGAACGCTATTCACGCAAGGTCTTTGTCGGAGGACTGCCCCCGGATATAGATGAAG ACGAGATAACAGCCAGTTTCCGGCGTTTTGGACACCTGTTTGTGGACTGGCCTCATAAAGCTGAGAGTAAATCTTATTTTCCACCTAAAG GCTACGCCTTCCTGCTGTTCCAGGATGAGAGCTCTGTGCAGGCTTTGATCGACGCCTGCATCGAGGAGGACGGCAAGCTGTACCTCTGTGTGTCCAGCCCCACCATCAAAGACAAGCCA GTCCAGATCCGCCCATGGAACTTGAATGACAGTGATTTTGTGATGGATGGATCCCAGCCCCTGGACCCAAGAAAAACCATTTTTGTAGGAGGTGTCCCGCGTCCTCTACGTGCAG TGGAACTGGCCATGATCATGGACCGCCTGTACGGCGGAGTGTGCTACGCTGGCATTGACACAGACCCGGAGCTGAAGTACCCCAAGGGAGCGGGGCGGGTCGCCTTCTCTAATCAGCAGAGCTACATTGCTGCTATCAGTGCTCGctttgtgcagctgcagcacggAGAAATTGATAAACGG GTGGAAGTGAAGCCATACGTGCTGGACGACCAGCTGTGTGACGAGTGCCAGGGAACTCGCTGTGGCGGCAAGTTTGCACCGTTCTTCTGCGCCAACGTCACCTGTCTACAGTACTACTGCGAGTACTGCTGGGCGGCCATCCACTCACGCGCCGGCCGAGAGTTCCACAAGCCCCTGGTGAAGGAGGGCGGTGACCGACCCCGTCACATCTCCTTCCGCTGGAACTAA
- the cpeb4b gene encoding cytoplasmic polyadenylation element-binding protein 4b isoform X2, producing MGDYGFGVLVQNNTGNKSAFPVRIHPHLQPPHHHQNVSQSPAAFINSTTAAGNGTTGGSPWLFPASATHNSVQDEILGGTEKPKAQQQQEMQETQEKQQQLSPGSHQDGGSGGGIISELEKARSEEAKTDNGTSEGSNGKEKQLRLESPVLTGFDYQETSGLGGTGPVQSSTTSSSLTGFNNWSAAIPPAPSTIINEDVSFFNPASANNGPLLFQNFSHHVSPGFGGNFSPQIGPAAALSQHHPAPPPHPHFQHPHNQHQQHRRSPASPHPPPPFPHRNPAFNQLPHLSNSLNKPPSPWGPASYQSPSPSPGSSTSWSPGGGYGSGGGGWGGSQGRDYRRGLNGGMTPINSISPLKKTFPNNHVASQKYPRNSPAGFNPKSWVDDGVGRSDNIFPFQERTRSFDSFNMNTLESSLIDIMRAEQDTLKGRLGFPHPGGDNPLPLNGHSSLFPMEDGFPDDERGDQGLAGLGSPHCFPHQNGERVERYSRKVFVGGLPPDIDEDEITASFRRFGHLFVDWPHKAESKSYFPPKGYAFLLFQDESSVQALIDACIEEDGKLYLCVSSPTIKDKPVQIRPWNLNDSDFVMDGSQPLDPRKTIFVGGVPRPLRAVELAMIMDRLYGGVCYAGIDTDPELKYPKGAGRVAFSNQQSYIAAISARFVQLQHGEIDKRVEVKPYVLDDQLCDECQGTRCGGKFAPFFCANVTCLQYYCEYCWAAIHSRAGREFHKPLVKEGGDRPRHISFRWN from the exons TCCTGGGGGGAACAGAGAAGCCCAAagcacagcagcaacaggaaATGCAGGAAACgcaagaaaagcagcagcagttgtctCCTGGGAGTCACCAAGATGGTGGGAGTGGAGGTGGGATAATTTCAGAACTAGAAAAGGCACGGTCAGAGGAAGCCAAGACAGACAACGGGACATCTGAAGGAAGTAATGGAAAGGAGAAGCAGCTACGTCTTGAGTCTCCAGTCCTGACAGGTTTTGATTACCAGGAGACGTCTGGTCTTGGGGGAACTGGCCCGGTCCAGTCTAGTACAACTTCATCGTCACTTACTGGCTTCAACAACTGGTCTGCTGCCATTCCACCGGCACCATCGACCATCATTAATGAGGACGTGAGCTTCTTCAATCCGGCTTCTGCCAATAATGGGCCCCTGCTGTTCCAGAACTTCTCACACCATGTCAGTCCAGGGTTTGGTGGGAACTTCTCCCCCCAGATAGGACCGGCGGCGGCCTTGTCCCAGCACCACCCTGctcccccaccccacccccacttCCAACACCCCCACAACCAACACCAGCAGCATCGGCGCTCTCCGGCCTCTCCACACCCTCCACCGCCCTTTCCACACAGGAATCCGGCCTTCAACCAGTTGCCACATTTGTCTAACAGTCTGAACAAGCCCCCATCTCCCTGGGGTCCAGCCAGCTACCAGagcccctctccctcccctggctcctccacctcctggaGTCCTGGAGGAGGCTATGGTAGTGGTGGTGGCGGCTGGGGAGGCTCTCAGGGCAGAGATTATCGCCGAGGCCTGAATGGTGGGATGACACCCATCAACTCTATCTCTCCACTGAAGAAGACCTTCCCTAACAACCACGTGGCATCCCAGAAGTACCCTCGAAACAGTCCCGCAGGCTTCAACCCCAAGTCCTGGGTGGATGATGGAGTTGGCCGCAGTGACAACATCTTCCCCtttcag GAACGGACAAGGTCATTTGACAGCTTTAACATGAACACTCTGGAGAGTTCCCTGATTGACATCATGAGAGCCGAGCAGGACACTCTGAAAG GTCGTCTTGGGTTCCCCCACCCAGGAGGGGACAACCCTCTGCCCCTCAATG gcCATTCCTCTCTCTTCCCCATGGAGGACGGTTTCCCCGATGACGAGCGTGGCGATCAGGGTCTCGCAGGCCTGGGTTCGCCACATTGCTTTCCGCACCAGAACGGAGAGCGTGTCGAACGCTATTCACGCAAGGTCTTTGTCGGAGGACTGCCCCCGGATATAGATGAAG ACGAGATAACAGCCAGTTTCCGGCGTTTTGGACACCTGTTTGTGGACTGGCCTCATAAAGCTGAGAGTAAATCTTATTTTCCACCTAAAG GCTACGCCTTCCTGCTGTTCCAGGATGAGAGCTCTGTGCAGGCTTTGATCGACGCCTGCATCGAGGAGGACGGCAAGCTGTACCTCTGTGTGTCCAGCCCCACCATCAAAGACAAGCCA GTCCAGATCCGCCCATGGAACTTGAATGACAGTGATTTTGTGATGGATGGATCCCAGCCCCTGGACCCAAGAAAAACCATTTTTGTAGGAGGTGTCCCGCGTCCTCTACGTGCAG TGGAACTGGCCATGATCATGGACCGCCTGTACGGCGGAGTGTGCTACGCTGGCATTGACACAGACCCGGAGCTGAAGTACCCCAAGGGAGCGGGGCGGGTCGCCTTCTCTAATCAGCAGAGCTACATTGCTGCTATCAGTGCTCGctttgtgcagctgcagcacggAGAAATTGATAAACGG GTGGAAGTGAAGCCATACGTGCTGGACGACCAGCTGTGTGACGAGTGCCAGGGAACTCGCTGTGGCGGCAAGTTTGCACCGTTCTTCTGCGCCAACGTCACCTGTCTACAGTACTACTGCGAGTACTGCTGGGCGGCCATCCACTCACGCGCCGGCCGAGAGTTCCACAAGCCCCTGGTGAAGGAGGGCGGTGACCGACCCCGTCACATCTCCTTCCGCTGGAACTAA